The segment GAATGGAGGCATTATAGACTGTAGGGCACTGGAGCAGAGATGAGGTATGGAGAGTGATGGTTTTGTGCTACAGTCTAGGGAACTTAGCCCAGATGCCTTAAAACGGTTTGCTCTGCCAAAGAGGGTGATGTAGAAAAGGTAGGGAGTTGTGGCAACATCAGGGTCAGGGCAGTTGGTGAATGGCAAAGCAATTATTTGACAGGGCCACAGGAGAAACTAGGTGTAAATGGCAATTTTGAACTAGTcccacaaagcacacacagccaGTAATTTCTGAAGCAGTCAGGTTGGGTGACATTAAGGACCTGATAGGCTAAGGTCAGAGTCTGAAGCAGGAGATGAAATGGCAGGTTTGTATTATTTAGGAGAGGGGATGTCAAAGATGCAGTGACCTTGGGGGAGTGTTTAATTACCTCTTCTACTTCCCCTATCCCCAGGGACTGGGTAATTGGGCCATATTTTCTCTGGATATTAATCATGCTTATCAGGAGCCCAGGGTTGTAGTGGCAGTAGAGTTTCCCacctgggattccatgggtctAGGATATAGAAGAAGAGGGTCTTGTATTGTAGATAGAGGCGGTAATTTTTCCTTACAATTGGCAAATGGTATTGGCAAGACCAGAATGGGCAGCCTCCATATTCTTTATAGTAACTTTCTGCCTGGTCAAGGAGGAAGCAAACAAGTTATTCTGAAGTGGGGCATAAAGAATTTGAGGTGAGATACATGATTCCAATGAAGGGGTCCCTCAGTTTGGCAGAAGGGGTCACAAGAATCACCTTGAAGGGGCCCTGTTATTTAGGGGGAGAAGTGGGGGGATGATAGTCCAGAGGACAGAGAAGGACCTGATCTCCAGTATTAATAGGGAGTGGACAGTGTGTGGCCATGGTGGACAATGAACAGTAAAGTTCCAGAGGAAGGAGCAGGGATGACAGAGTAAGGGAGTGAGAAGGTAGTCAGGCAGAGGGAAGATGGAAAGGAGTCACTAGGGGAGAGTCTGTAGCCTGAAAAGGGCCAGTGGCAGGAGCTTTACCCTATCAAGGTGAAGTTTCTGTGATAACTTGACAAGGGTGTTTTTAAAGGAATGGTTAGTCTGTTCTAGCTTTCCGGAGGACTGGGGGTGGGACAGGATATAAGAATCCCAAGAGATGTTGAAGGCCTTAGAAAggtttgggaaacagaaaagtaATTCAGGACCATTGTCTGACTAGAGGCAGGGGTTCTGAATGGAGGAATGATCTCACAAAGGAGGAGATCAGAGACTGAGCCCTTTTGTTGGTAGTAGGGAATGCCTCCACctatcctgagaaggtgtctaccaAGACCAGGATGTCCCTGACACATTTGACTGTGGGCAAGTGGGTAAAGCCAAGTTGCCAATCTATCCTGGGAGGGAGCCTCTAGCCTGGTGGGTAGGAAAGGGAGGGCTATGATATCTGGACAGATTTTACAAGAGGCAGTAAAAGACTTTAagaaactcaagtcctcagggtAGGTTGTAGTTGGATTTTAACAATGTGAGATAAGGCTTGGCCATGAGGATGAAAGAACTGGACAGAATTTGATGAGTGTTGGGGGGTGACAAGTGGGCTTGTGGGTTGTAGTGTGAGAATGTGCTAGGATGGGTGGGACAGGTCTGGGCCCCCAATGGCCTCAGTTCTAGCTGCCTCATCAGACTGGTTATTTCCCTTAGAGATGATGAAATTATCGATTTGGCAGGATTGGCAGTGGACAATTCCAGTAGCTGTGGGGAGATGGTAAGCTTTAGGCATGGCCATTAATTGGCCTTCTTTGGTTATTGATCTTCCTTTTGGCATAAATAATCCATAATCTTTCCAGATGGCAGCCTGGAACTGGAAGCTATGGAAAGCATATTTAGGGTCTGGGTAGATGTTTAGGGATCATCCGTGCACCAATTAGAAGGTTCGGTGAGAACTACTAGTTCAGCCTGTTAATTAGTGGATCACCTGTGCCTCAACTTCAGCATCTGATACTATGGAGTAGACAGCTCTTTGGGTTTTTTCATGTATAAAGGAGCTGCCGTCTGTGTACCAGGTATAGATGGCCTGAGGCAATgtgcctgtctgtatgtgtgggggtggggcagtagTTCTTCTAAGGTTTCAGTGCAAGAATGAGATGGGAAGTGGTCAGCCCCATAGATCCAATCAGGTGTGCTGAGTTGCTCTGGTGTATTTCATTTGCATGTGCTCTAGCCTGCTCCCAAACTTGCCTGAGCTCCTCAGGCGGTAGGTTGTTAGtgagaaatatatttattatataaatatgatatatacatacatatgtgttatatatattacatatgtgtatataaatatatatgtatgtatacatgtacacatatgtatgtatatatttacacatatgtatgtatatatgtgatatatatgcatacatatgtgtgatatatatgtacacatatgcatatatataatttttagtccccaacacacatacacatcccaatatatataaaatatatataattacatatatatgtatatatataatggaaGGTGAGATTATAGGATTGggtaatatattaaaattatttaatgaaagTAGAAGAGTTAGAGGTATAGGATCCCACTCTTTATCTGTTTGAGAAAGTTTATTTAATGAAAAGGTTACATGCACACCAACCAGGCTGTTCACCCCAGCAACCTCATGCAGAATTAggttgggtggggggaaaggagtAGATTTGACTACAGagcaagaatgtgtgtgtgtgtgtgtgtgtgtgtgtgtgtgtgtgtgtgtgtgtgtgtgtgtgttgaggactAAAAGTTGTTCATAGATGCCAGTATGGGATGGTTCAAGTGGCCTGTAActagagagggaggagaggaagctgaagaagccagaggaggtGAGGGAGCTGTCAGTTGGGGACAGCTAAGGAGGAGGCTCATTAGCAGGGTCAAGGATAGTGGAGTTTCACCTGGTTGAGATCTCATAGCTGGGAGGATCTGAGTGGGGAACAGGAAGAATAGAGGGGAGGTTTGGAGTGAAGATGAGAGAAAGCCTGAATGTAGAGAACCTGCAGCCATTAATCGGATCGCAAGGTCCTGTATAATAATGAGATCAAAAGTATCGTTAAGTAGCCACTTAGATTCATTATCCAAGAGATATAGAGGCCTGCAAAGGAGTATGGGTTTAGAAGCCTTTAAATCTGACTCTAGGTGTAGTGTCTGAGCTTCTCCCAGAGGCATCCCAATGGGGAGCTTAGAGCTAAGACTAAGACAAAGTCCCCATTGGTAAGAAGAGTCACAGGCTTGAGCCCAAGGTGTTCAAAGGACACAGGTAAGACTAGAAGTAGTCAGTACAAGTTGGCTAGCCAAGTCATAATGAGGCTAGGCAGTGATCAGGGCAAGGTGCCCTAGTACTAGGATTTATGAGAAAAAGAAATTGCGTTGATAGGGTGAAGCCTCTCTCAAGGAAAAGTTCCGTGGTGAGGATCATCAACAAGGGCTGGTTCTACCTGTAAAGACTGTGACGAGGGTTGCCTATGCTCCCAAGGACACCAGAGGGGTGCCAGATACTCAAAAGTCACTCCCTCAGATCCCGGGAAGGGGAACACATCAATCAGTAGGTGTTGGACGCAGAAATCCAGCGATAGATCAGGTAGCAGGAAAGTTAACCTGGAACACGCAGACCGAGAATAGGGTCCCAGCCTGTGTGACCTTATCCCACGGAGGGGAGAGAGCACAAGCACCCGGAGATCCTATCTGAGTCTCAGCACCAAATATTAGATCCACATGTCAAAATCTATAAAGTCACATCATGCAACAGATCTCATGGGAGGTTTattcagggagggaggaggggatgcGACACGGAGGTGGAGTTTGGGAataaagaggagggggaaggagaaatagGGCCCTTTATCAGGGGATGGAACGCATGCGTAGGAGGAATACACCTCGCAAAGGTCAATAATGAGAAAACAACCCAACCAAATAAATGGGCAAATCATTTGAACGGAGATTTTGCTGAAGTCCAGAGGTGGCCTTGGTAACAAGAATGGCTGCCCCGCAACATCATTATTggcttgtttgttcgtttgttttagAGAAATAAGAAATTTGAGAGTCTGACAGATACACACTTTAAGGCTTGTGCATTGCTCTTAGACCTAAGAGGTGAGAGTTGGTGTATCTTCTTGGAAGACTGAACCTTTCTACccgcattttaaaattttactgaTAAATTCACCTTAAAATCTTCTTTAGTTCTTAACACCACTCCCCCAGCGCTTTTGGTTTAGGATAAACATTAACTATTGTTTTCACTAGCTTTACTGCAAACCACTTTCTCTGTATTAGGAACTTCTTCATCAATGTGTATTGACATTTCTAAAACCACGTGAGAAAAAGCAGTAAATTTCCCCACGATTTTTACTGGTTGTGGTGATTCAGACCCTGGGACAAACAGCTGAGGTGCATTATTTTACATACCACAGCAGACATGGCATCCaggctctcccagcatccctcagcccCTACTTGTTGCCCTGCTCTCTGCCTTGAACTTTCCAGCCAGGGGTCTGGCCTTCTCCTCCCTAAGAAGCTCTTCCCTACATAATGcagacattttggtcttcccatccttctctctctgtgtctgtgctcttTCTCCTTCGGGTCTCTTCTGTGCCCCTCCtgtgacttccctggcctcattccttgggaccagtgaaccTGCCTGACAGctgcttcccaataaacctgcctttacaTAGTTTCACCTGGATTGAGTTGACTCATTTCACTGGCGGAGACTAATTTACCTTATGCTAATTGTAGTGCTATTGTAGTAACATTTTCACGTGTAAATCACCCACATTGGTGGTGTTCAGCCccatttccttctcccctccctccttcctttgacCCCTCCTTTCCTAATAGGTACCCCTTCGACCTCCACATCATTTTTGTTTTAACCTAGATCTTACACATATCAGAAAACAGGGTTTTGTATTTCTGACTTATTTTCCATGGGAGTTGCCATTTCCATTCGTTCTCCTAGAAATGATCGGATTATATTCTGCATGGCAGAATAGGATTTCACTGTATGCGCTTTCCAATCTTTCCATATGTATTCATGTGTTGATTGGCACTTGTAATGATCCTGTAACCTGGCTCTGGTGAGTAGTGCTATATAGCATATGTGGGGGGCAGGACTCTCTGCTATAGAGTCACACACACAACAGACTCTACGCTTTTCTCATCTGTTGGGATGACTTGCTTGCTTTGCGTATTTATACTATCGTTTGACTCTCCTTCCCATCGCTTATgcctttcccatttgcttttgtgtggttttctcttattaataaattatttggtttcctcattctgttttttttaaccttataATATTCTTTGGAAGCTGTATTTCCAATTTCCTTTTTAGTGGCTATCCTTAAAGTCTAATCCTCATAGTTAGTATCAAGTAATCAGTATATGTATCCCCCTCCTGCCCAGTGCATGAGCCTTAGAATATGCTGCAGTATATTTCTCGGCCTAGCAGCTATGGCTGCTCAggggtttctctttctcttcatagTGCTTCTAAGAGTCTTATTTCTCAGATTGCTTAGATGGCTTCATATTCATTACTTTGTTTTGTAGCATCTTAAATATAATCCTTTAGATTTTCCTTTAATGAGGAATTATAGCCCAtaaacttctttctcctttgtgttGAAATGATTTTGCTTCAGTAATATTCTTTGTGTAGACAACGACAATAAACGCTTTAAATAAGTAATGATTAAGAGTACACAAAGTAATATATCTGTACatacctttaaaaattaaattagtcTTTGAAGCTATCTGAAAGCAAGGTGCAAGCATCCTGGCATATCTTTCTTAACTGTTTTTGTGGGCATCTCTTAAAAGCAGGAGGATGCCATAAACTGAAGTCACAGTATGCACAGGCCATACGTACACAGCCCCAATAGTCCAGTATCAGtctatatttatttttccaaacTGTCTTCAAATACCTTGATAGTTTATGTCTCCCCTGACTTTATTCCTCCTTGATAAGGCTTCCATTACTTGGCTATTAAATTTGCTTACACTCACTTACCTTACACTGGTGCGCCCTTTCTGTTATATGTTGGCTTTCTATATGGGTCTGGGTTTGTCTGGCTTCCTCCTGATTTCAAACCTTACCTTTGAAAGATACTGTTGCTAGTTATAAAATTCTAGGTAGAAGCTAGACATGGCGGCACATGCCTGAAGTCTAAGGGCTTGAgcggtagaggcaagaggatgaaGTTCAAGTCCAGACTGATATCCCTGTCTCAAGAGATTAACAGTCACATCTGGGTCTTTGTTTCTACACCAGTGTGTAGAGAATATAATAGCTgtgcttttctcttttgcttctgtGTAGCTGGTAGGGTTATGGGTATGTCCATGCCTGTCTTTTCTTTTAACGATTCTCTTGATCCCAGAAGTTGCTGCCAGGCACTCGAAAGCGAGCACCTTGTCTCAGAGATCTGGAGCCCCATGCTCGCAGAGCCGTCACCATGCCTCTGGCTAGAGATCTATTACTTCCTTCcttggaagaggaaaagaaaaaacataagaAGAAACAACGGGTGATTCAGAGCCCAAATTCTTACTTCATGGGTGTGAAATGTCCAGGTTGCTACAAGATTACTACAGTTTCCAGCCATGCTCAGACAGTGGTCCTTTGTGTGGGCTGCTCAACTGTTTTGTGCCAGCTCCCAGGAGGAAAAGCCAGGTTCACAGAAGGCGGTTCATTTAGAAGAAACCAGCACAAAACATCTATACAAGTTCCTGAATTTGTGTTTTTAACAGAAAACCTTATCAACTTCAGTTACTCTACCAAGGCAATGCATTATTCTTTGATTTTATAAAgtacaacaatgaaaaaaaattctcttatTAAGAATTTCTAGTTGGGATCAGGTGTGCTGGAACATGCACAGAGAAGTAGATagttgtgagttcaaagctagcctggccCGCAcaagagagttccaggccagccgggACAACATAGTAAGATGAAGAGAAAAAAGGCCCAacagctcttccaaaggacctaaaTTTGGTTCCCTGCACTAACTCTGGGAAACTCACAATGCCCTCTTACACAGCCTCTTGTGGCTTCCACAGGTACCAGTATATACATGATACACTCCCAtaagacacacatacagaaaataaatatttgtttttttttaaaagaactctgTCTGATTTTACTATCTTTCCTCCTGAGTTCTTTAGCTGACTCATACGCCTTGCCCAGCTAGGCCATGCCTAGGTATACCATGCCCAGGTGTGCTGTGTTCAGGTGTGCCATGCTGCTTAGATTTCTTGTGGGCTGCAGTTAAATCATCTCCTCCATCCAAAACATTGATATTGCGGTACAAGAGTGTCAGCCACAAGTGGTTCAGTCACATCCATGGAACTCCTGAGGCTCTCATGTCTCAGCTTGGTCACACCCAAGTCATTCAATTATTGCTTCTCCTTGGTTCCCTTCCGCTTCTTCTCAATGTTAGCTGGGCTTAACTTAGTCTTAAGCTTCCCCCTTACCccacctttccttttccttcaatCCACATCCCTTgcctcccttcagaaaagagtagATTTCCCAGGGATATtaaccaaatgcaatctacaaTGATTATTAATCGAAACAATCTACAATGAGACCAGGTACATACCATCACATCCTTCCAGTAGGAAGAAAAGTAGGCAAAAAATatcagggacagcccctgttccTACTCTTAGGATTCCCATAAGAACACCGAGATACTCAGACAACATATGCAGAGAATTTAGATCAGACCCCTACAAACCCCTGATCTCTGCAAACCTCCAAGTGTcccagtcagttgattctgtgggccacgTTCTAGTGTTCTCCTGGAATCTAGGAGAATAATTCTagcaaagactcctagtaatTGGGGACAATGATCCTGAACCAGCTATCTTCTGTAATCTAGaaaggcctcaagtggagggactgggacacGAATCTAATGACAAAACCTTCCACGTACAGTTTGTTCTGATCGAAGAGTGTTCTGAGAGCTGAACCTAGCAGAATTGTTGTtaaagagaccagagagacttcagcaactgatgggagcaaagtcccacagccaaacatttggcttagctcagagagtcctgtggaggagggggagaagaaggatcagaggaagcagaaagaggggaCAGGAACACCACAAGgagcaaactctctctctctctctctctctctctctctctctctctctctctctctctctctcttttcggagctggggactgaacccagggccttgcgcttgctaggcaagcactctaccactgagctaaatccccaaccccatggagcAAACTCTCTTAACCacgaaccacctctccagcctgagaacgtggttttcatatacatacacatgctatACATATGCTAACGCATAGCTGTGCTGCCAAAGGCCTTCTGTATCTATTACTGTCTCAGTCAATGTTCTCTCATgggacagaacagacagaatgaaTAAGCATGGATTTCTTAAATTGGTTTCAGGATATGGTCCTTGTAATTCAACATTAGTTGTCTTTCATGGGAGGGGCTGAGAACTCAGTAGTTTCTCAATCCATGAGGTTGAGTACCTGAGCAGTCCTAATATAGCACTGAAGGCCTGAGGGATTCCTGAAGAGGATTCTCTTCCTGCTTCAAATTATCTGATCAATAAAAATTCCTCCCAGGAGTGCCCAGCAGCTTGGATAttagttgattccagatataCTATATCTATTGCATAG is part of the Rattus norvegicus strain BN/NHsdMcwi chromosome 1, GRCr8, whole genome shotgun sequence genome and harbors:
- the LOC100360396 gene encoding small ribosomal subunit protein eS27-like; amino-acid sequence: MPLARDLLLPSLEEEKKKHKKKQRVIQSPNSYFMGVKCPGCYKITTVSSHAQTVVLCVGCSTVLCQLPGGKARFTEGGSFRRNQHKTSIQVPEFVFLTENLINFSYSTKAMHYSLIL